One stretch of Thalassovita sp. DNA includes these proteins:
- the rplL gene encoding 50S ribosomal protein L7/L12 — MADLKALAESIVGLTLLEAQELKTILKDEYGIEPAAGGAVMVAAGGDAGGAAAEEKTEFDVILKSAGDKKINVIKEVRGITGLGLKEAKELVEAGGKAVKEGVDKAEAEDIKAKLEAAGAEVELK, encoded by the coding sequence ATGGCTGATCTGAAAGCACTTGCAGAAAGCATCGTGGGTCTGACCCTGCTGGAAGCACAAGAACTGAAAACCATCCTGAAGGATGAGTACGGCATCGAGCCCGCCGCTGGCGGCGCGGTAATGGTTGCAGCTGGCGGCGACGCCGGTGGCGCAGCTGCCGAAGAGAAAACCGAATTTGACGTGATCCTGAAGTCGGCTGGCGACAAAAAGATCAACGTCATCAAAGAAGTCCGCGGCATCACCGGCCTGGGCCTGAAAGAAGCAAAAGAGCTGGTTGAAGCCGGCGGCAAAGCCGTCAAAGAAGGCGTCGACAAAGCTGAAGCCGAAGACATCAAAGCCAAGCTGGAAGCAGCTGGCGCCGAAGTCGAGCTGAAGTAA
- the rplJ gene encoding 50S ribosomal protein L10: MDRAQKEKLVEELGQIFDSSGVVVVAHYAGLTVAEMQDLRARAREADASVRVAKNRLAKIALEGKPCESMGEYLTGMTVLTYSEDPVAAAKVAAGFAKDNSKFEILGGAMGENALDVAGVEAVSKMPSREELIATIAGMLGAPASNIAGAIGAPASDIAGILSTIEDKAEAA; the protein is encoded by the coding sequence GTGGATAGAGCACAAAAAGAGAAGTTGGTCGAAGAGCTCGGCCAGATCTTTGACAGCTCTGGCGTTGTGGTCGTAGCCCACTACGCAGGTCTCACGGTTGCTGAGATGCAGGACCTGCGCGCACGCGCACGTGAGGCTGATGCCTCGGTCCGCGTTGCCAAGAACAGGCTCGCCAAGATCGCCCTTGAGGGTAAGCCCTGTGAAAGCATGGGTGAATACCTGACGGGTATGACCGTTCTGACCTACTCGGAAGACCCTGTAGCGGCCGCTAAGGTTGCTGCTGGTTTCGCCAAGGATAACTCGAAGTTCGAGATCCTCGGTGGTGCCATGGGTGAGAACGCTCTCGACGTTGCTGGCGTTGAAGCCGTGTCCAAAATGCCGTCCCGCGAGGAGCTTATTGCTACCATCGCAGGCATGCTGGGCGCACCTGCTTCGAACATCGCCGGCGCGATTGGCGCACCTGCCTCGGATATCGCGGGCATCCTGTCTACTATCGAAGACAAGGCGGAAGCCGCGTAA
- the tagD gene encoding glycerol-3-phosphate cytidylyltransferase has translation MSAARTSRTVLTYGTFDLFHFGHVRLLQRLAKMGDRLIVACSTDEFNAVKGKKTVVPYENRVEVLEACRYVDLVIPETDWAQKRQDVQRYDVDVFAMGDDWTGKFDDLADLCDVVYLPRTENVSTTDLKRAVIRTQNAKALGLPENFSFAD, from the coding sequence ATGAGCGCAGCACGTACCAGCAGAACGGTTTTGACCTACGGCACGTTTGATCTGTTTCACTTCGGCCATGTCCGGCTGTTGCAGCGGCTGGCCAAGATGGGCGATCGGCTGATCGTGGCCTGTTCGACGGATGAGTTTAACGCGGTGAAGGGCAAGAAGACGGTGGTGCCTTATGAGAACCGCGTCGAAGTGCTGGAGGCCTGTCGTTACGTCGATCTGGTGATCCCGGAAACCGACTGGGCGCAGAAGCGGCAGGATGTGCAACGTTATGACGTTGACGTCTTTGCGATGGGCGATGATTGGACGGGCAAGTTTGATGATCTGGCAGATCTGTGTGACGTGGTCTATCTGCCGCGCACCGAAAACGTCTCAACCACGGATCTGAAACGCGCGGTGATCCGCACCCAGAACGCCAAAGCCTTGGGGTTGCCGGAAAATTTTTCCTTCGCGGACTGA
- a CDS encoding LicD family protein: MDSKALIERAKTLKGDARVTRIEEIRMMAFAALHGVQGPFDAWHYYAELKKLKRNPPSILFNEAMVATCVFGQLRPSGTVRALSDLKAQRLEAGQGAEFEAFETLLGARIPTNHAYNGPTFETMNHDRIWGAVGSHIEALEQMGYQCFLNSGTLLGVVRDGKLIDHDDDVDLALILQADNEADAAEEWRQLWAQLGELGLDGTGGLDTPGIYKLKGQDGCEIDLFPAWVKEGRMYIYPHTYGDLSADDVLPLTPCGVSGRPMPAEPEKMLAVNYGPGWREPDPYFKFPWSQARTRFKGFLEAVA; the protein is encoded by the coding sequence TTGGACAGTAAAGCGTTGATTGAACGCGCCAAGACGCTGAAAGGCGATGCGCGCGTGACGCGGATTGAAGAAATTCGCATGATGGCCTTTGCCGCGCTGCATGGCGTGCAGGGGCCATTTGATGCGTGGCACTACTATGCTGAGTTGAAGAAGCTGAAGCGCAATCCGCCGTCAATTCTGTTCAATGAAGCCATGGTTGCAACCTGTGTGTTTGGTCAATTGCGGCCATCCGGCACGGTGCGGGCGTTGAGCGATCTGAAAGCGCAGCGTCTTGAGGCCGGGCAGGGGGCGGAATTTGAAGCATTTGAAACGCTTCTTGGCGCGCGCATCCCAACAAACCATGCCTACAATGGGCCAACCTTTGAGACGATGAACCATGATCGTATATGGGGCGCGGTCGGATCGCATATCGAGGCGCTGGAGCAGATGGGCTATCAGTGTTTTCTGAACTCGGGCACACTGCTGGGTGTGGTGCGCGATGGCAAATTGATCGACCATGACGATGATGTGGATCTGGCACTGATCCTGCAGGCCGACAACGAAGCTGACGCCGCTGAGGAATGGCGCCAACTGTGGGCGCAGCTGGGTGAGCTGGGGCTTGATGGAACCGGAGGGCTGGATACGCCCGGGATTTACAAGCTGAAAGGGCAGGATGGCTGTGAGATCGATCTGTTCCCGGCTTGGGTGAAAGAGGGCCGCATGTATATCTACCCGCATACCTACGGTGACCTGAGTGCCGACGATGTGCTGCCGCTGACGCCCTGTGGTGTCTCAGGTCGGCCGATGCCGGCAGAGCCGGAGAAGATGTTGGCGGTGAACTATGGCCCCGGCTGGCGCGAGCCGGATCCCTATTTTAAATTCCCCTGGAGCCAGGCGCGTACCCGGTTCAAGGGCTTTCTGGAGGCCGTCGCATGA
- a CDS encoding nuclear transport factor 2 family protein: protein MATARENAINLYMHGIRDGHPRAAVAKYTGARYTQHSTGVADGAEGFIAFFEAFIARNPDRDIQIIRALQDGNHVFIHAHQSLNGGESVWITTDFFDSDDEGRIIEHWDVIGAGAPANPSGRTQVDGPTEIRDLEKTEANKALVAAFIQTCLIDRDLERASDFINPDSYHQYNPDVGDGLDAFLSHFAPASTPLSYQECFLMVGEGNFVATLNRARWKHQDLCQVDLFRVDNGKIVEHWDNSEPVPPPEEWANSGKF, encoded by the coding sequence ATGGCAACTGCACGAGAAAACGCAATCAACCTCTATATGCATGGGATCCGCGATGGGCATCCGCGTGCGGCCGTCGCGAAATACACCGGCGCGCGCTACACCCAGCATTCAACCGGCGTGGCAGATGGGGCCGAGGGGTTCATTGCGTTTTTTGAAGCCTTCATCGCCCGCAACCCGGATCGCGATATTCAGATCATCCGGGCGCTGCAGGATGGCAACCACGTGTTTATCCATGCCCATCAATCGCTAAATGGCGGGGAAAGTGTCTGGATCACCACGGATTTCTTCGACAGCGATGATGAGGGGCGCATCATTGAGCATTGGGATGTGATCGGGGCCGGCGCGCCAGCCAACCCTTCGGGACGCACGCAGGTGGATGGCCCCACGGAGATACGCGACCTTGAGAAGACAGAGGCGAACAAGGCGCTGGTGGCGGCGTTTATTCAGACCTGCCTGATAGATCGCGATCTTGAGCGGGCGTCGGACTTTATCAATCCGGACAGCTACCATCAGTACAATCCTGATGTCGGCGACGGTTTGGATGCCTTCCTAAGCCACTTTGCGCCCGCCTCGACCCCGCTGTCTTATCAGGAGTGTTTCCTGATGGTCGGCGAGGGCAATTTTGTCGCCACTTTGAACCGCGCCCGCTGGAAGCATCAGGACCTGTGTCAGGTGGATCTGTTCCGGGTGGACAACGGCAAGATCGTGGAGCATTGGGACAATTCAGAACCGGTGCCCCCGCCTGAGGAATGGGCCAACTCGGGCAAATTCTGA
- the rplA gene encoding 50S ribosomal protein L1: protein MAKLGKRTAAAREAFAGKADVTVEEAVALVKANATAKFDETVEIAVNLGVDPRHADQMVRGVVGLPNGTGKSVRVAVFARGPKAEEAQAAGADIVGAEDLMETIQGGTIDFDRCIATPDMMPVVGRLGKILGPRNLMPNPKVGTVTMDVKAAVEAAKGGEVQFKVEKAGVIHAGVGKASFDEGKLVENIRAFVDAVQKAKPAGAKGAYMKKIAISSTMGPGVSVNVDNANGN from the coding sequence ATGGCAAAGCTCGGAAAACGTACCGCCGCTGCGCGTGAAGCCTTCGCTGGCAAAGCAGACGTCACCGTTGAAGAAGCTGTTGCACTGGTGAAAGCCAACGCAACCGCCAAATTCGACGAGACCGTTGAAATCGCTGTGAACCTGGGTGTTGACCCGCGTCACGCTGACCAGATGGTCCGCGGCGTTGTTGGTCTGCCGAACGGCACCGGTAAATCGGTTCGTGTTGCTGTATTTGCGCGCGGCCCGAAAGCCGAAGAAGCTCAGGCTGCAGGTGCAGACATCGTAGGCGCCGAAGACCTGATGGAAACCATCCAGGGCGGCACCATCGATTTCGATCGCTGCATCGCGACCCCGGACATGATGCCGGTTGTTGGCCGTCTGGGTAAAATCCTGGGCCCGCGCAACCTGATGCCGAACCCCAAAGTTGGCACCGTGACCATGGACGTGAAAGCGGCCGTGGAAGCTGCCAAAGGTGGTGAAGTTCAGTTCAAAGTCGAAAAAGCTGGTGTGATCCACGCCGGTGTTGGCAAAGCCTCCTTCGACGAAGGCAAGCTGGTTGAAAACATCCGTGCCTTTGTTGACGCGGTTCAGAAAGCCAAGCCCGCAGGCGCCAAAGGTGCCTACATGAAGAAGATCGCAATCTCTTCGACCATGGGCCCGGGCGTTTCTGTCAACGTGGATAACGCCAACGGCAACTGA
- the rplK gene encoding 50S ribosomal protein L11 has product MAKKLVGTLKLQVPAGQANPSPPVGPALGQRGINIMEFCKAFNAKTQEMDPGAPCPTVISYYQDKSFTMDIKTPPASYYLKKAAKLKSGANNPGRETVGSVSVAQVKEIAEAKMKDLNANDIDAAMQIILGSARSMGIEVK; this is encoded by the coding sequence ATGGCTAAGAAGCTCGTTGGCACCCTGAAACTGCAGGTGCCCGCCGGTCAAGCTAACCCGTCCCCGCCGGTAGGTCCGGCTCTGGGTCAGCGCGGCATCAACATCATGGAATTCTGTAAGGCCTTCAACGCGAAGACCCAGGAAATGGATCCTGGCGCGCCTTGCCCGACCGTGATCAGCTACTACCAGGACAAGTCCTTCACCATGGACATCAAGACGCCGCCTGCGTCTTACTACCTGAAGAAAGCTGCCAAGCTGAAATCCGGCGCCAACAACCCCGGTCGTGAGACCGTAGGTTCGGTATCTGTGGCTCAGGTGAAAGAAATCGCCGAAGCCAAGATGAAAGATCTGAACGCCAACGACATCGACGCGGCAATGCAGATCATCCTGGGCTCCGCCCGCTCCATGGGCATCGAGGTGAAGTAA
- the nusG gene encoding transcription termination/antitermination protein NusG, giving the protein MAKRWYSVSVLSNFEKKVAEQIRTSVEENGLEDEIVEVLVPTEEVIEVRRGKKVTTERRFMPGYVLVRMEMSDRGYHLISTINRVTGFLGPQGRPMPMRDAEVNQILNRVQEGEEQPRTLIRFEVGEKVKVNDGPFEDFDGMIEEVDDEAQKLKVSVSIFGRETPVELDFTQVTKQG; this is encoded by the coding sequence ATGGCGAAGCGTTGGTATTCGGTGAGCGTTCTCTCGAACTTCGAGAAGAAGGTGGCCGAGCAGATCCGTACCTCCGTGGAAGAAAACGGTCTGGAAGATGAGATCGTAGAGGTGCTGGTGCCGACCGAAGAGGTCATCGAAGTACGCCGCGGTAAGAAAGTCACCACTGAGCGTCGCTTCATGCCCGGCTACGTGCTGGTGCGCATGGAGATGAGCGATCGCGGGTATCACCTGATTTCGACCATCAACCGCGTGACCGGTTTCCTTGGTCCGCAGGGGCGCCCGATGCCGATGCGCGATGCTGAGGTGAACCAGATCCTCAACCGCGTTCAGGAAGGCGAGGAGCAGCCGCGTACCCTGATCCGCTTTGAGGTGGGGGAGAAGGTCAAAGTGAACGACGGCCCGTTCGAAGACTTCGACGGTATGATCGAAGAAGTGGACGACGAAGCCCAGAAGCTGAAGGTTTCGGTGTCGATCTTTGGTCGCGAAACCCCGGTGGAGCTGGACTTCACCCAGGTGACCAAGCAGGGCTGA
- the secE gene encoding preprotein translocase subunit SecE: MARTNPLQFIQQVRGEVGKVVWPTRREVLLTTVMVFIMATVTALFFALVDMGIKGGLRGVLSLFG, from the coding sequence ATGGCACGTACAAATCCGCTTCAGTTCATTCAGCAGGTCCGCGGCGAAGTGGGCAAGGTTGTCTGGCCGACCCGTCGTGAAGTTCTGCTGACCACCGTAATGGTGTTCATCATGGCCACCGTCACGGCGCTGTTCTTTGCCCTTGTTGATATGGGGATCAAAGGCGGTCTGCGCGGGGTTCTGTCGCTGTTTGGCTGA
- a CDS encoding YtoQ family protein → MTLKVYLSGEIHTDWREQIIEGAKELDVSFSSPNTDHDSSDDCGVAILGEEPNKFWHDHKGAKLNAIRTRTLIGEADVVVVRFGEKYKQWNAAFDAGYAAALGKSLIVLHPPEHQHALKEVDAAALAVAEQPGQVVEMLRYVLTGALPK, encoded by the coding sequence ATGACGCTGAAAGTATACCTGTCTGGCGAGATTCACACCGATTGGCGTGAGCAGATCATTGAGGGCGCAAAAGAGCTGGATGTCAGCTTCTCTTCGCCCAACACCGATCACGATTCCAGCGATGACTGTGGTGTGGCGATTCTGGGCGAGGAGCCAAACAAGTTCTGGCACGACCACAAAGGCGCCAAGCTGAACGCGATCCGCACCCGCACCCTGATTGGTGAGGCCGATGTGGTGGTTGTGCGCTTTGGCGAGAAGTACAAACAGTGGAACGCCGCCTTTGATGCAGGCTATGCTGCCGCTCTGGGTAAATCGCTGATCGTGCTGCACCCGCCAGAGCATCAGCACGCGCTGAAAGAGGTCGACGCGGCCGCATTGGCGGTGGCCGAACAGCCCGGTCAGGTGGTTGAGATGCTGCGCTATGTGCTGACCGGCGCGTTGCCGAAGTGA
- a CDS encoding class I SAM-dependent methyltransferase, translating to MTNQKTAKFWDNVADGYVKSMIGDMAAYEYTLERSASYMKATDEVLELGCGTGMTAVRLAPHVARFTGSDVSEGMLKHCRARAEEAGAENLTFTQAMVGDQTFKGQQFDVVMAHSLLHLLPDLEQRLTDIRDLVKPGGLLISKTVCLGEGRSLKARGIRMLIPMMQMVGKAPYVNSISVSELEGLLTWAGFKIVESGNFPNKVPPARYLVARKI from the coding sequence ATGACCAATCAGAAGACGGCGAAGTTCTGGGACAACGTGGCGGATGGCTATGTCAAATCCATGATCGGGGATATGGCGGCCTATGAATATACGCTGGAACGCTCGGCGTCTTACATGAAGGCGACCGATGAGGTGCTGGAACTGGGCTGCGGCACCGGGATGACCGCGGTCCGGCTGGCACCGCATGTGGCCCGTTTCACTGGGTCGGACGTGTCGGAGGGGATGCTGAAACATTGCCGCGCCCGCGCCGAGGAGGCTGGGGCAGAGAACCTGACCTTCACCCAGGCGATGGTGGGCGATCAGACCTTTAAGGGACAGCAGTTTGATGTGGTGATGGCCCATTCCCTGCTGCATCTGCTGCCGGATCTGGAACAGCGGCTGACCGATATTCGCGACCTTGTGAAACCCGGTGGTCTGCTGATCAGCAAAACCGTCTGTCTGGGCGAAGGGCGCAGCCTGAAGGCGCGGGGCATTCGCATGCTGATCCCGATGATGCAGATGGTCGGCAAGGCGCCCTATGTGAACTCCATCTCGGTCTCAGAGCTGGAGGGGCTGTTGACCTGGGCGGGCTTCAAGATCGTGGAAAGCGGCAACTTCCCCAACAAGGTGCCGCCGGCGCGCTATCTGGTGGCCAGAAAGATCTGA
- a CDS encoding LysR family transcriptional regulator — translation MIQGANSFDWNHMRAFLATAEEGSLSAAARKLGLTQPTLGRQVTALEAELNLMLFERVGRNLVLTQAGEELLQHVRAMNAAADQVALVASGQSQAVEGVVRITASDVFSAYLLPPIMKELRARAPQLEIDIVAANDIRDLMRREADIAIRHVRPDQPDLIARLVREARGYFYASSDYLDRKGRPETLDDLRDHDFISFGDVNRMLGFLHPLGFPITEKNFRIGSESGVVSWELARQGFGIAAMADDVAAATPDVERVLPDLAPVVFPIWLTTHRELHTSRRIRLVFDLLAEFLAQKPEAKFSD, via the coding sequence ATGATCCAAGGGGCCAACAGTTTTGACTGGAACCATATGCGCGCCTTTCTGGCCACCGCCGAGGAGGGCTCGCTCTCGGCTGCGGCCCGCAAACTGGGGCTGACCCAGCCAACGCTGGGCCGACAGGTCACTGCGTTGGAGGCTGAGTTGAACCTGATGCTGTTTGAACGGGTCGGGCGCAATCTGGTGCTGACCCAGGCCGGGGAGGAGCTGCTGCAGCACGTGCGCGCCATGAACGCCGCCGCTGATCAGGTGGCGCTGGTTGCCTCGGGCCAGTCACAGGCGGTGGAGGGCGTGGTGCGGATCACCGCCAGCGATGTGTTCTCAGCCTATCTGTTGCCCCCGATCATGAAAGAGCTGCGCGCCCGCGCCCCGCAGCTGGAAATTGACATTGTCGCCGCCAATGACATCCGCGATCTGATGCGGCGTGAGGCGGACATCGCCATCCGCCACGTCCGCCCGGATCAACCCGATCTGATTGCCCGTCTGGTGCGTGAGGCGCGGGGATACTTCTACGCCTCCTCCGACTACCTTGACCGCAAGGGCCGCCCCGAAACGCTGGACGATCTGCGCGACCATGACTTCATCAGCTTTGGCGATGTGAACCGGATGCTGGGCTTCCTGCACCCGCTGGGCTTCCCGATCACCGAAAAGAACTTTCGCATCGGCAGTGAAAGCGGCGTTGTTTCCTGGGAATTGGCGCGTCAGGGCTTCGGCATTGCGGCCATGGCCGATGACGTCGCCGCCGCCACCCCCGATGTGGAACGTGTGCTGCCCGATCTGGCCCCCGTGGTCTTTCCGATCTGGCTGACCACACACCGGGAGCTGCACACCAGCCGCCGCATCCGGTTGGTCTTTGATCTGCTGGCCGAATTTCTCGCGCAAAAGCCCGAGGCCAAATTCTCAGACTGA
- a CDS encoding GNAT family N-acetyltransferase yields the protein MQEIRSARPDEAEALAGLIDAAYQPYRDRGIVLPDVSGGLDEAIAAGQVWVIGEVPLGVLMMTTTPPDAHLMNIAVSAAAKGQGIGGQLIRFALDHARLTGCRRMALATHKDIPENVALYEHLGWQVTARDGMKVLMSRDL from the coding sequence ATGCAAGAGATCCGATCAGCCCGACCAGATGAGGCAGAAGCCTTGGCCGGGCTGATCGATGCAGCCTACCAGCCCTACCGCGACCGCGGCATTGTTTTGCCTGATGTCAGCGGCGGCTTGGATGAGGCCATTGCGGCCGGACAGGTCTGGGTCATTGGTGAAGTGCCTTTGGGTGTCCTGATGATGACCACCACGCCGCCCGATGCCCATCTGATGAACATCGCCGTCTCTGCCGCTGCCAAGGGGCAGGGGATTGGCGGGCAGTTGATCCGATTTGCGCTGGACCATGCGCGCTTGACGGGATGTCGTCGGATGGCCTTGGCCACTCATAAAGACATCCCCGAAAACGTTGCGCTTTATGAACACCTTGGCTGGCAGGTGACTGCGCGTGACGGCATGAAAGTGCTGATGTCGCGGGATCTTTGA
- the pheT gene encoding phenylalanine--tRNA ligase subunit beta, translating into MKFTLSWLKEHLDTQASLDEILYALTDLGLEVEEVTDPAATLKGFTLAKIEEAEKHPDADKLRVCKVATDEGEKQIVCGAPNARAGITVVLCKPGMYIPGLDITIKVGKIRGVESHGMMASMRELELGDDHDGIIELPSGEVGESFADWLATNMPEKVDPVIEIAITPNRPDALGVRGIALDLAARGLGEMKPAKTASVAGSFTSTINVTIDEDTREGGCEVFAGRLIKGVKNGPSPEWLQQRLTAIGLRPISTLVDITNFFTYDRNRPLHVFDADKVKGDLRVHRAEGGETLLGLDEKEYTFSAGQVVISDDNGVESIGGIMGGEVSGCTEETVNVFLEAAFWDTIQIAKTGRALKINSDARYRNERGIDPAYNMQAMEDATQMILDLCGGEASEVVVAGEVPDVARAYKLDTDRVQSLVGMEIPANTQRETLTKLGFVMEGDMAHVPSWRPDVQGSADLVEEVARVASLTKLEPIPLARPSAGVPRPTQLPIQRREQIARRTTASLGYNECVTYSFIDRKSAELFGGGDNATMLDNPISSEMSHMRPALLPGLLQAAARNQARGFNDMALFECGPAFHGGEPGEQHLLVTGLLIGQTGPKDVHGASRPVDVYDAKADAEAVLAAIGAPAKVQILRGVQDWWHPGRSGKICLGPKKVLGVFGEIHPKILQEMGVKGPAVAFTLFPEEIPQPKKKSATRPALDISDLQAVERDFAFVVDAEVEALTLVNAAAGADKALIEEVRVFDQFIGGSLGEGKKSIAITVRLQPSDKTLKEKNIEAVASKIVEKVSKATGGALRG; encoded by the coding sequence ATGAAATTCACCCTCTCCTGGCTGAAAGAGCACCTGGACACCCAGGCAAGCCTTGATGAAATCCTCTACGCCCTGACCGACCTGGGTCTGGAAGTGGAAGAGGTCACCGATCCGGCGGCGACGCTGAAGGGGTTCACCCTTGCCAAGATCGAAGAGGCCGAAAAACACCCCGACGCCGACAAGCTGCGCGTCTGTAAAGTCGCCACCGACGAAGGCGAAAAGCAGATCGTCTGCGGCGCGCCGAATGCGCGGGCGGGCATCACCGTGGTGCTGTGTAAACCGGGCATGTATATCCCCGGCCTCGACATCACCATCAAGGTGGGCAAGATCCGCGGCGTCGAAAGCCACGGCATGATGGCCTCCATGCGTGAGCTGGAGCTGGGCGACGATCACGACGGCATCATCGAACTGCCTTCGGGTGAGGTTGGTGAGAGCTTTGCCGACTGGCTGGCCACCAACATGCCGGAAAAAGTGGATCCGGTGATTGAGATTGCAATCACCCCGAACCGTCCCGATGCCCTGGGCGTGCGCGGCATTGCGCTGGACCTGGCGGCCCGGGGTCTGGGTGAGATGAAGCCGGCCAAAACCGCATCTGTTGCCGGCAGCTTCACATCCACCATCAACGTCACCATTGACGAAGACACCCGCGAAGGCGGTTGTGAGGTCTTTGCCGGGCGTTTGATCAAAGGTGTAAAAAACGGCCCCTCGCCGGAATGGCTGCAGCAGCGCCTGACCGCGATTGGTCTGCGCCCGATTTCGACGCTGGTCGATATCACCAACTTCTTCACCTATGACCGCAACCGTCCGCTGCACGTCTTTGACGCCGATAAGGTCAAAGGCGACCTGCGGGTGCACCGCGCCGAGGGTGGCGAGACCCTGCTGGGTCTGGATGAGAAGGAATACACCTTCTCCGCCGGTCAGGTGGTGATTTCGGATGACAACGGTGTGGAATCCATCGGTGGCATCATGGGTGGTGAGGTGTCTGGTTGTACCGAAGAGACCGTGAATGTCTTCCTTGAGGCGGCGTTCTGGGACACCATTCAGATTGCCAAAACCGGCCGTGCGCTGAAAATCAACTCGGACGCACGCTATCGCAACGAACGCGGCATTGATCCGGCCTACAACATGCAGGCGATGGAAGATGCCACCCAGATGATCCTGGACCTCTGCGGTGGTGAAGCCTCCGAGGTTGTGGTTGCAGGTGAGGTGCCGGATGTGGCGCGTGCCTATAAGCTGGATACCGATCGTGTGCAGTCGCTGGTGGGTATGGAGATCCCTGCTAACACTCAGCGTGAGACCCTGACCAAACTGGGTTTCGTGATGGAAGGTGACATGGCCCATGTGCCCAGCTGGCGCCCTGACGTGCAGGGTTCTGCCGATCTGGTGGAAGAGGTGGCGCGTGTTGCCTCGCTCACCAAGCTGGAGCCGATCCCACTGGCGCGCCCCTCTGCCGGGGTGCCGCGTCCGACCCAACTGCCGATCCAGCGCCGCGAGCAGATCGCGCGCCGCACCACGGCGTCGCTGGGCTACAACGAATGTGTGACCTATAGCTTCATCGACCGTAAATCGGCGGAACTGTTCGGCGGCGGCGACAATGCCACCATGCTGGACAACCCGATTTCTTCTGAGATGAGCCATATGCGTCCGGCGTTGCTGCCGGGTCTGCTCCAGGCCGCAGCCCGCAACCAGGCGCGTGGTTTCAACGACATGGCGTTGTTTGAATGTGGTCCGGCCTTCCACGGTGGGGAACCGGGCGAACAGCACCTGCTGGTCACCGGTCTGCTGATTGGTCAGACCGGTCCGAAAGATGTGCATGGCGCGTCGCGTCCAGTCGATGTTTATGACGCCAAGGCGGATGCTGAGGCCGTGCTGGCCGCCATCGGGGCACCTGCCAAGGTGCAGATCCTGCGTGGTGTGCAGGACTGGTGGCATCCGGGCCGTTCGGGCAAGATCTGCCTGGGTCCGAAAAAGGTGCTGGGCGTCTTTGGTGAGATCCACCCGAAAATCCTGCAGGAAATGGGTGTGAAAGGGCCAGCCGTGGCCTTCACCCTGTTCCCCGAGGAAATTCCGCAGCCGAAGAAGAAATCGGCCACCCGTCCGGCGCTGGATATCAGCGATCTGCAGGCGGTGGAGCGGGACTTTGCCTTTGTGGTGGATGCTGAGGTTGAGGCGCTGACGCTGGTCAACGCCGCGGCTGGCGCCGACAAGGCCCTGATCGAAGAAGTGCGGGTCTTTGACCAGTTCATCGGTGGGTCTTTGGGCGAGGGCAAGAAGTCCATCGCCATCACCGTGCGTCTGCAGCCAAGCGATAAAACCTTGAAAGAAAAGAATATCGAGGCTGTGGCAAGCAAGATCGTCGAAAAGGTCAGCAAGGCCACCGGCGGCGCGCTGCGCGGTTAA